A genomic stretch from Limanda limanda chromosome 11, fLimLim1.1, whole genome shotgun sequence includes:
- the xrcc2 gene encoding DNA repair protein XRCC2, protein MTWSSVSQQSCVSLQLFARLEARRCLKEIEPRLFPEDDRPDHGEVVELYGAEGTGKTELLYHLLCRCVLPKAAGGLEVDVVFVDTNYSLDMLRLVSIIDSRLNPALSTSSPLAGSDEEALRSCLSRLLVVHCSSSSQLLLTLHFLENSFSSRPGLALLLIDSISAFYWLDRCEGGASFSKQEEKLSKCSELLGRLLRDYRITVFATCHALRRSHRGTSSDSDRPFLCRPWQRLLTRRLLCTRQDAPNNVSAAAGSSEEQGRRQVFTVHCTSCGTKAPRSSSFHVTDGGVEFT, encoded by the exons ATGACCTGGAGCAGTGTATCACAacagagttgtgtgtctctgcagctgtttgCACGCCTGGAGGCTCGTCGCTGTCTGAAGGAAATCGAACCTCGTCTGTTTCCTGAAGATGACCGACCCGACCATG GTGAGGTGGTGGAGCTGTATGGAGCAGAGGGAACAG gtaaGACGGAGCTGCTGTACCACCTGCTGTGTCGCTGTGTGTTGCCGAAGGCCGCTGGCGGACTGGAGGTGGACGTTGTGTTTGTTGACACCAACTACAGTCTGGACATGTTACGACTGGTCAGCATCATCGACAGCAGACTGAACCCAG CTCTCTCTACCAGCTCGCCCTTAGCCGGGTCAGATGAGGAGGCGTTGCGCTCGTGTCTGTCTCGCCTCCTGGTCgtccactgctcctcctcctcccagctcctcctcaccctccactTCCTGGAGAACTCCTTCTCATCGCGGCCTGGTCTGGCGCTCCTCCTTATAGACAGCATCTCTGCTTTCTATTGGCTGGATCGCTGCGAGGGCGGGGCCAGCTTTTccaagcaggaggagaaactcagcaAATGTTCCGAGCTGCTGGGCCGACTGCTCAG GGATTACAGAATCACTGTCTTTGCCACGTGCCACGCCCTCCGGAGGAGCCACAGGGGAACCTCCTCGGACTCCGACCGACCATTCCTCTGTCGCCCCTGGCAACGACTGCTGACCCGGCGGCTGCTGTGCACACGACAGGACGCTCCGAACAACGTGTCCGCCGCAGCAGGAAGCAGCGAGGAGCAGGGGAGGCGCCAGGTCTTCACTGTCCACTGCACCTCCTGCGGGACCAAGGCTCCAAGGAGCAGCTCCTTCCACGTGACGGACGGAGGAGTGGAGTTCACCTGA
- the iqgap3 gene encoding ras GTPase-activating-like protein IQGAP3 translates to MADSTAADMRYERLTAEQMDEQRIQSVAYQYLCRLEEAKRWMEACLGEELPAPTDLEEGLRNGVILAKLGHRFAPNSVPLKKIYDPEQLRYQGVGLQFRHTDNINHWRNAMTKLGLPAIFYPETTDVYDKKNMPRTVYCIHALSLYLYRLGVAPQIHDLYGKVKFTDEEINNMKLELDKYGIQMPAFNKIGGILANEVSVDEAAVHAAVIAINEAVDRGELGVTTRALRNPNAMLRNLQEALMSVYQEMLRQARRRKAERASSWCQGSEDKDMYEEFLTQREIQNNINVVNVRAAVEQVDEALDSADELALLSALQLPGLALRGLHTDNGPWYLDQLSVDRQQRALEGCVDPLNPDDLQDAITLANEEAKGARNMQAAVQNVNDALRRSDPRHTLSCLMTSDLQLPQVFPFAAALYHRELQLLQRQSGQGELQQEELFVAVEMLSAVALINQSLEAGNLQQFSSSLVSSSAGLSDVDDTLLDRYFERLADVKQQSGRAQLTWNQLQEKINSVNSSVLDAQQKLVVLGVINKAVIRGDNQQLLSALLLPSCGLEDVVPDNACRYLTLMSRARQHKAQVSRDPGAELRLADVQEEVRRANQQSQRALKLCLSVAAVNQAVKENRDSQTLRVLSLPELQLQGIIRECAAEYQRQLHNLITHKMDTGDNRGSWIRVRADDGSLFYFHLKRLEGTWERPGGFTHNNVFMDRHEIQDIISSVSGSHSRSALWRSREALVVRLQASCRGFLIRQQLEARRRFLIRHTAAVVVLQSHRRRFVQQRLYRRRLQFLYMNWRAVVKIQSFVKMWLMKRKYRARLSFFKRNEGAVIKIQSFFRASRARDQYRMLVHSDTPHLSVVRKFVHLLDLGDGDIREEAELLRLRAEVVRSIRFNRQLEADLDLMDLKIGLLVRNKATLQEVVSHCKKLTRKNKEQLSDMMDVERSKGLKALSRERRERLEAYQHLFYLLQTQPLYLAQLIFLMPHTRSTSFMEMLVFSLFNYGSDHREAYLLLQLFTEALRYEISLKVDQPQDVVTGNPTVIKMLVNFYRRAQGQNVLRETLSPALQDVLQDRTLSIRTDPVDVYKTWINQTESQTGLKSTLPYDVSPEDALSHPEVQRRIDVSIINLKNLTDRVLNAITSNLHKLPYGLRYTAKVLRDALKTKFPDASEDELYKIVGNLVYYRYMNPAIVAPDGFDVVDRSAGSSLQPEQRHVLGSIARMLQHAAANKRFHGDGYHVAALNQYISQTHNRFRRFLLSVCDVPEPEERFSVDEFSELLVVSRPVIYISVSELLNTHKLLLEHQDVLCPDSSDPLRLLLQDLGPVPPLQELIGESSLSPSDPDSAHSCKTEVSLTLTNKFDIFDDSDDKPDARGLLLSTKQLIIDVIRTQPGDTLSDILRRSPSHDQEVCHDWLMQRRAQQDARTPEKMKRNQSLVANGNLSLEEKKRKILRSLRRLEGLGVLTSPQTENQILQMIAKDIRQQRLHRQRRGAELLKLRHTLSSLEVKSSFHTEQVDYYRHYITSCLDNLTASKCNKKKSAESTGKKKPPALSYSATRLQEKGVLLEIEDLPPTQFKNVVFDIVAGPERGSFRVKTRFLGVEMEEFLLKYQDLLQLQYEGVAVMKMFDKAKINVNLLIFLLNKKFFKK, encoded by the exons ATGGCGGATAGCACCGCCGCGGACATGCGCT acGAGCGTCTGACTGCAGAGCAGATGGATGAGCAGAGGATCCAGAGCGTTGCGTACCAGTACCTGTGCAGGTTGGAGGAGGCCAAGAG GTGGATGGAGGCGTGTCTAGGGGAGGAGCTTCCTGCGCCCACTGACCTGGAGGAGGGGCTCAGGAACGGGGTCATTCTGGCTAAACTGGGTCATCGATTCGCTCCCAACTCCGTCCCTCTGAAGAAGATCTATGACCCCGAGCAACTACGATACCAg GGTGTGGGTCTTCAGTTCCGTCACACGGACAACATCAATCACTGGAGGAACGCCATGACCAAGCTCGGACTGCCAGCG ATCTTTTATCCTGAAACAACAGACGTGTACGACAAGAAGAACATGCCTAGGACTGTCTACTGTATCCACGCACTCAG CCTGTATCTCTACAGACTGGGCGTGGCTCCACAGATCCATGACCTCTATGGGAAAGTCAAGTTTacag ACGAGGAGATCAACAACATGAAGTTGGAGTTGGATAAATACGGGATCCAGATGCCGGCATTCAACAAGATCGGAGGAATCCTGGCCAATGAGGTGTCCGTGGACGAGGCTGCAG TCCATGCAGCAGTGATCGCCATCAACGAAGCGGTGGACCGAGGAGAACTGGGCGTGACCACGAGGGCTCTGAGGAATCCTAACGCCATGCTGCGGAACCTGCAGGAGGCGCTAATGAGCGTCTATCAGGAGATGCTGCGTCAGGCTAGAAGAAGAAAGGCTGAACGAGCGAGCAGCTGG TGTCAAGGTTCAGAAGATAAAGACATGTACGAAGAGTTTCTGACTCAGAGGGAAATTCAGAACAACATCAACGTGGTTAATG TGCGTGCGGCCGTGGAGCAGGTGGATGAAGCTCTGGACTCTGCAGACGAGCTCGCTCTGCTCTCCGCTCTGCAGCTGCCAGGTTTGGCCCTCAGAGGCCTCCATACCGACAACGGCCCCTGGTACCTGGACCAGCTGTCCGTAGACcgccagcagagggcgctg GAAGGCTGTGTTGATCCTCTGAACCCGGATGACCTGCAGGACGCCATCACACTCGCCAACGAAGAAGCAAAGGGAGCCAGAAACA tgcAGGCAGCCGTGCAGAATGTAAATGATGCGTTACGTCGCAGTgaccccagacacacactcagctgtctgatgacctctgacctccagctgcCTCAGGTGTTTCCTTTTGCTGCTGCTTTGTATCACAGAGAactacagctgctgcagagacagagtgGACAA ggggagctgcagcaggaggagctctTTGTTGCTGTAGAGATGCTGTCAGCTGTCGCTCTCATCAATCAGTCTTTGGAGGCGGGAAACCTGCAACAGTTCAGCTCCTCATTGGTCAGTTCATCTGCAGGACTCTCTGATGTAGATGACACCCTGCTGGACAG GTACTTTGAGCGTCTGgcagatgtgaagcagcagagcgGCAGAGCTCAACTGACCTGGAACCAGCTTCAGGAGAAAATCAACAGTGTCAACAGCTCAGTGCTGGACGCACAACAga AGCTCGTAGTTTTGGGTGTAATTAACAAGGCCGTGATCAGAGGAGACAATCAGCAGCTGCTCTcggctctgctgctgccctcttgtggccTGGAGGACGTCGTACCTGACAACGCCTGTCGATACCTGACACTGATGAGCAGAGCCCGTCAGCACAAAGCTCAG GTGAGCAGAGACCCAGGAGCTGAGCTGCGATTGGCTGATGtccaggaggaagtgaggagagccAATCAGCAGAGTCAGAGAGCTTTGAAGT tgtgtctgtCAGTCGCAGCAGTAAACCAGGCAGTGAAGGAGAACAGAGACTCTCAGACTCTTCGTGTTTTGTCTTTACCTGAACTTCAACTTCAGGGAATCATCAGAGAGTGTGCAGCAGAATATCAGAGACAGCTACACAACCTGATCACACACAAGATGGACACAG GAGACAACAGGGGGTCCTGGATCCGAGTGCGTGCGGACGACGGCTCGTTGTTTTACTTCCACCTGAAGCGACTGGAGGGAACCTGGGAGCGGCCGGGCGGCTTCACACACAACAACGTGTTCATGGACAGACACGAGatacag GACATTATCAGCAGTGTGTCGGGTTCGCACAGTCGCAGCGCCCTCTGGAGGAGCCGCGAAGCCCTGGTCGTTCGTCTGCAGGCTTCATGCCGAGGGTTCCTGATCAGACAACAGCTGGAGGCTCGACGACGTTTCCTGATCCGCCACACAGCTGCTGTGGTCGTCCTCCAG tCTCATCGGAGGAGGTTCGTCCAGCAGAGGCTGTACAGACGCCGGCTGCAGTTCCTCTACATGAACTGGAGGGCCGTCGTCAAG ATTCAGTCATTTGTGAAGATGTGgttgatgaaaagaaaatatcgAGCACGACTGAGTTTCTTCAAACGTAAC GAGGGCGCTGTGATAAAGATCCAGTCGTTCTTCAgagcgagcagagccagagaTCAGTACAGGATGTTGG TGCACTCGGACACGCCCCATCTGTCTGTGGTCAGGAAGTTTGTTCACCTTCTCGACCTCGGGGACGGTGACATcagagaggaggcggagcttctgCGTCTGAGGGCGGAGGTGGTGAGGAGCATCCGCTTCAACCGGCAGCTGGAGGCGGACCTGGACCTGATGGACCTGAAGATCGGGCTGCTGGTCCGGAACAAGGCCACCCTGCAG GAAGTGGTGTCTCACTGTAAGAAGCTGACCAGGAAGAATAAGGAGCAGCTGTCGGACATGATGGACGTCGAGAGAAGTAAAGGACTGAAGGCTCTGAgccgagagaggagagagagactggaggCCTATCAACACCTGTTCTACCTgctgcag ACGCAGCCTCTGTACCTGGCTCAGCTGATCTTCTTGATGCCTCACACTCGCTCCACCTCCTTCATGGAGATGTTGGTGTTCAGTTTGTTTAATTACGGCTCTGACCACCGGGAGGCgtacctgctgctgcagctcttcactGAGGCGCTACGCTACGAGATCAg CCTGAAGGTGGACCAGCCTCAGGACGTGGTCACAGGGAATCCCACGGTCATCAAGATGCTGGTGAACTTCTACCGTCGAGCTCAGGGTCAGAACGTCCTGCGGGAGACGCTGAGTCCGGCTCTGCAGGACGTCCTGCAGGACCGGACCCTGAGCATCAGGACGGACCCAGTGGACGTCTACAAGACCTGGATCAACCAGACTGAGAGCCAGACCGGACTCAAGAG CACTCTACCTTATGATGTCTCACCTGAGGACGCTCTGTCTCACCCTGAAGTTCAGAGAAGAATTGACGTCTCCATCATCAACCTGAAGAACCTGACGGACCGAGTCCTCAACGCAATCACAAGCAACCTGCACAAGCTGCC GTACGGGTTACGTTATACAGCGAAGGTTCTCCGAGACGCTCTGAAGACGAAGTTTCCTGACGCCAGCGAGGACGAGCTCTACAAG ATCGTAGGTAACCTGGTGTACTATCGCTACATGAACCCGGCCATCGTGGCGCCGGACGGGTTCGATGTGGTCGACCGCTCGGCCGGCTCCTCCCTGCAGCCGGAGCAGCGCCACGTCCTGGGCTCCATCGCTCGCATGCTGCAGCACGCCGCTGCCAACAAACGCTTCCACGGAGACGGATACCACGTTGCAGCTCTGAACCAGTACATCAGCCAGACTCACAACAGGTTCAG GAGGttcctgctgagtgtgtgtgacgttCCTGAACCTGAGGAGCGGTTCAGTGTGGACGAGTTCTCCGAGCTGCTCGTGGTCAGCAGACCGGTCATCTACATCTCCGTCAGCGAGCTGCTCAACACGCACAAG ctgttgttggagcATCAGGACGTTTTGTGTCCTGACTCCTCGGACCCGCTCAGACTGCTGCTGCAAGACCTCGGACCAGTGCCCCCCCTGCAGGAACTCATTG GAGAGTCTTCGTTATCTCCATCAGACCCAGACTCGGCTCACAGCTGTAAGACCGAAGTTTCTCTGACTCTCACCAACAAGTTCGACATCTTCGACGACTCTGATGACAAACCAGACGCCAGAGGTCTGCTGCTCAG CACAAAGCAGCTGATCATCGACGTCATCAGGACTCAACCAGGGGACACTTTGAGTGACATCCTGAGAAGGTCCCCATCACATGACCAG gaagtctgcCATGATTGGCTGATGCAGCGAAGAGCACAACAAGATGCTCGAACCCCtgaaaagatgaagagaaaccagtcATTGGTCGCTAACGGCAACCTGagtctggaggagaagaagaggaagattcTGAGGAGTCTTCGTCGTCTAGAGGGACTCGGCGTCCTGACGTCACCTCAGACTGAAAACCAAATCTTACAGATGATTgccaag GACATCCGTCAGCAGCGTCTGCACCGCCAGCGTCGAGGGGCGGAGCTACTGAAGCTCCGTCACACTCTGAGCAGTctggaggtgaagagcagctTCCACACTGAACAGGTGGACTACTACAGACattacatcacttcctgtctggacAACCTGACTGCCAG TAAATGCAACAAAAAGAAGAGCGCAGAGAGCACAGGGAAGAAGAAGCCTCCTGCACTCAGTTACAGCGCCAcccggctgcaggagaaggGAGTTCTGTTGGAGATCGAAGACCTGCCTCCGACACA GTTTAAAAACGTGGTGTTTGACATCGTTGCTGGACCCGAGCGAGGAAGCTTCAGAGTCAAAACTCGATTTCTTGGAGTCGAGATGGAAGAATTTCTGCTGAAATACCAG gatctgctgcagctgcagtatGAGGGCGTGGCCGTGATGAAGATGTTCGATAAAGCGAAGATAAACGTCAACTTGCTCATCTTCCTGCTCAACAAGAAGTTCTTCAAAAAATGA